The Microbacterium sp. SORGH_AS_0862 genome has a segment encoding these proteins:
- a CDS encoding DUF6328 family protein — protein MSEDARDAVPGDGRDESENERADRNWDELMQELRVMQTGTQILTGFLLAVAFQPRFADLDALQVVLYITLVGLAGLSTLLALAPVTLHRTVFARRMKPALVRVAARIVAIDLAVIALLSVGVTALIVDVTLGRTAGAIALIVGAVLVVGLWVVLPRRFRRERHSS, from the coding sequence ATGTCGGAGGACGCACGGGATGCCGTACCGGGTGACGGCCGCGACGAGAGCGAGAACGAACGGGCGGATCGCAACTGGGACGAGCTCATGCAGGAGCTACGCGTCATGCAGACCGGCACGCAGATCTTGACCGGGTTCCTGCTCGCCGTCGCCTTCCAGCCCCGCTTCGCCGACCTCGACGCGCTCCAGGTGGTTCTCTACATCACGCTCGTCGGGCTCGCAGGCCTGTCGACCCTTCTCGCCCTGGCGCCCGTCACCCTGCACCGGACCGTCTTCGCCCGCCGGATGAAGCCGGCTCTCGTCAGGGTCGCTGCGCGCATCGTCGCCATCGATCTCGCCGTCATCGCCCTGCTCAGCGTCGGCGTCACGGCCCTCATCGTGGATGTCACACTCGGCCGGACGGCAGGAGCAATCGCGCTGATCGTGGGCGCTGTCCTCGTCGTGGGGCTCTGGGTCGTGCTGCCCCGACGGTTCCGGCGCGAGCGCCACAGTAGTTAA
- a CDS encoding ATP-dependent DNA ligase, giving the protein MGQLLYDGGSQSFDIDDRALAHLRLVFMNKLRRGEPFLLHLADTSGIGTRSLWVHPAISLVFAFYGSRNPALNREWLDAMMAEANGPHGLTLSPEPAVSDTPHRQPA; this is encoded by the coding sequence ATGGGCCAATTGCTTTACGACGGCGGCAGCCAGTCTTTCGACATCGATGACCGGGCCCTCGCACATCTGCGCCTCGTCTTCATGAACAAACTGCGCCGCGGAGAGCCGTTCCTGCTGCACCTCGCCGACACGAGCGGCATCGGCACCCGCAGCCTCTGGGTGCATCCGGCCATCTCCCTGGTGTTCGCCTTCTACGGCAGCCGCAACCCCGCGCTCAACCGGGAATGGCTGGACGCCATGATGGCCGAGGCAAATGGCCCGCATGGCTTGACGCTGTCGCCCGAGCCGGCAGTCAGCGACACTCCGCATCGACAGCCTGCGTGA
- a CDS encoding MarR family winged helix-turn-helix transcriptional regulator, which translates to MAGSTAEERKIDPAVSAIERLRLAEASLSRRRQTACGPSENARAAMRLILERADAGEDLTPGDIAEHLGVSPAAVSGILDKLHAGGLVTFRTNPDDRRSKLVVPFDRDTDIDDLDPVGARIRQAVGDLDPEVSAAVVQLMEKITQAVDAECR; encoded by the coding sequence ATGGCCGGCAGCACGGCAGAGGAACGCAAGATCGACCCGGCGGTCTCGGCGATCGAACGCCTGAGGCTCGCCGAGGCGAGTCTGAGCCGCCGCCGTCAGACCGCCTGCGGTCCGAGCGAGAACGCGCGCGCCGCCATGCGTCTCATCCTGGAGCGCGCGGATGCGGGGGAGGACCTCACCCCCGGCGACATCGCGGAGCATCTGGGCGTCTCGCCCGCAGCGGTCAGCGGCATCCTCGACAAACTCCACGCCGGCGGGCTCGTCACCTTCCGCACCAATCCCGATGATCGCCGCAGCAAGCTCGTCGTGCCGTTCGACCGGGATACCGACATCGACGACCTCGACCCGGTGGGTGCCCGCATCCGTCAGGCTGTCGGGGACCTCGACCCGGAGGTGTCGGCCGCGGTGGTGCAGCTGATGGAGAAGATCACGCAGGCTGTCGATGCGGAGTGTCGCTGA
- a CDS encoding MFS transporter, with protein sequence MSLQPTEIRSLVPARMDRLPWSRFHWMIVVGLGFSWILDGLEVQIVAATGYAATLGMGSFEVGLAATFYLLGQVTGALVFGRLTDKLGRKNLFLISLAIYLVGSAVAGLAFAPWFFYIWRFVAGAGIGGEYAAINSAIDEIIPAKYRGRVDIAINGTYWGGAALGAVASSFFLNQDIFAEDLGWRLSFFVGPVLGILIIWLRRHIPESPRWQMTHGREAEAERGVDEIEERIRKEGKEIPPVDESKAIVVKEYGRVPFLVIAKVLFRQYPRRTLVGVTMMVTQSFLYNAIFFTYALVLENFYDVPPASASQYFIVFALGNLAGALVLGNFFDTWGRRRMLFGTYVLAGLILLASAFLFHIGALDAVTHTIFWCASFFFASAGASAAYLTVSEIFPLELRSQVISYVFSIGQLVGAAAPALYGALIGDGSDRGPLFWGYVLGSAVMMIGGVVCGIFGVSAAGKSLEDIADPLSLVDAKGGERS encoded by the coding sequence ATGTCGCTGCAGCCCACCGAGATCAGGTCCCTCGTTCCCGCTCGCATGGATCGCCTGCCGTGGTCGAGATTCCACTGGATGATCGTGGTCGGCCTCGGCTTCTCCTGGATCCTCGACGGACTCGAAGTGCAGATCGTCGCGGCCACCGGTTACGCGGCCACCCTCGGCATGGGATCCTTCGAGGTGGGGCTGGCGGCCACCTTCTACCTGTTGGGGCAGGTCACCGGCGCCCTCGTGTTCGGGCGCTTGACCGACAAGCTCGGGCGCAAGAACCTCTTTCTCATCTCCCTCGCGATCTACCTGGTCGGCAGCGCTGTCGCCGGTCTCGCCTTCGCTCCCTGGTTCTTCTACATCTGGCGTTTCGTCGCCGGTGCCGGCATCGGCGGAGAGTACGCGGCGATCAACTCGGCCATCGACGAGATCATCCCCGCGAAGTACCGCGGACGCGTCGACATCGCCATCAACGGCACCTATTGGGGCGGCGCGGCCCTCGGCGCCGTGGCCAGCTCCTTCTTCCTCAACCAGGACATCTTCGCGGAGGACCTCGGCTGGCGGCTCAGCTTCTTCGTGGGCCCCGTGCTCGGCATCCTCATCATCTGGCTGCGCCGCCACATCCCGGAGAGCCCGCGCTGGCAGATGACGCACGGACGCGAGGCGGAAGCCGAGCGCGGCGTCGACGAGATCGAGGAGCGCATCCGCAAGGAGGGCAAGGAGATCCCGCCGGTCGATGAGAGCAAGGCGATCGTCGTGAAGGAGTACGGGCGTGTGCCGTTCCTGGTGATCGCCAAGGTGCTCTTCCGGCAGTACCCGCGGCGCACCCTGGTCGGGGTGACGATGATGGTGACGCAGTCGTTCCTGTACAACGCGATCTTCTTCACCTACGCGCTCGTGCTCGAGAACTTCTACGACGTGCCGCCCGCATCCGCGTCGCAGTACTTCATCGTCTTCGCCCTGGGCAACCTCGCCGGCGCGCTCGTGCTGGGAAACTTCTTCGATACGTGGGGCCGACGACGGATGCTGTTCGGCACGTACGTGCTGGCGGGCCTCATCCTGCTGGCCAGCGCGTTCCTGTTCCACATCGGCGCCTTGGATGCGGTGACGCACACGATCTTCTGGTGCGCGTCGTTCTTCTTCGCGTCGGCCGGCGCTTCTGCGGCCTATCTGACGGTGAGCGAGATCTTCCCGCTGGAGTTGCGCAGCCAGGTGATCTCGTACGTCTTCTCGATCGGTCAGCTCGTCGGAGCCGCAGCGCCCGCCCTGTACGGGGCCCTCATCGGAGACGGCTCGGACCGCGGCCCGCTCTTCTGGGGGTACGTGCTCGGTTCGGCCGTGATGATGATCGGCGGTGTGGTGTGCGGCATCTTCGGCGTCAGCGCGGCCGGCAAGTCGCTCGAGGACATCGCCGATCCCCTCTCGCTGGTCGACGCGAAGGGCGGGGAGCGCTCGTGA
- a CDS encoding NUDIX hydrolase has product MSPLLASVTAAVDGWRTRAGAEETTRADFVEALRDHGQAALERSGPPTHVTASALVLDEDAEHVLLCFHGKGRFWVQPGGHLEAGDTSVEGAALRELQEETGLSPALLHAIAVADLDHHALGGGFGRCASHLDIGVIGRVSDLNAPLVVSDESDAVAWWPVAALPSDSAPGLADRLARVLAAR; this is encoded by the coding sequence ATGAGCCCGCTCCTCGCATCCGTCACCGCCGCTGTCGACGGATGGCGCACCCGCGCCGGGGCAGAGGAGACCACGCGCGCGGACTTCGTCGAGGCGCTTCGCGACCACGGCCAGGCGGCCCTGGAGCGCTCGGGGCCGCCGACGCACGTCACGGCCAGCGCCCTCGTGTTAGACGAGGACGCCGAGCACGTCCTGCTGTGCTTCCACGGCAAGGGCCGGTTCTGGGTGCAGCCCGGCGGGCACCTCGAGGCGGGCGACACCTCCGTGGAGGGCGCTGCACTGCGCGAGCTGCAGGAGGAGACCGGCCTGTCCCCCGCGCTGCTCCACGCCATCGCGGTGGCGGATCTGGATCATCACGCGCTCGGCGGCGGCTTCGGCCGGTGCGCGTCGCACCTCGACATCGGCGTCATCGGCCGCGTCTCGGACCTGAACGCTCCCCTCGTCGTCAGCGACGAATCGGATGCGGTCGCCTGGTGGCCCGTGGCGGCGCTGCCGTCCGACTCGGCGCCGGGGCTCGCCGATCGCCTGGCCCGGGTGCTCGCGGCGCGCTGA
- a CDS encoding YaeQ family protein, with protein sequence MAAGATMYTFDVTLSDVDRGVYEQFTLRAARHPSETDAFMLTRVLAFCLEYEEGIAFSEGISQAEEPAVLVRDATGAITAWIEVGAPDAARLHFGSKLADRVVVYTHRDPVKVAASWDGKKIHRGDAIRLVSFTPGFIDGARPALERRNTATVSVLESRLYLELNGTAVDAEVLAQPAQ encoded by the coding sequence ATGGCTGCCGGCGCGACGATGTACACGTTCGATGTGACGCTGTCGGATGTGGACCGCGGGGTGTACGAGCAGTTCACGCTCCGAGCGGCCCGCCATCCCTCCGAGACGGACGCGTTCATGCTGACCCGGGTGCTGGCGTTCTGCCTGGAGTACGAGGAGGGCATCGCCTTCAGTGAGGGGATCTCGCAGGCCGAGGAGCCCGCGGTGCTCGTGCGTGACGCGACGGGTGCGATCACCGCGTGGATCGAGGTGGGGGCGCCGGATGCGGCGCGCTTGCACTTCGGCAGCAAGCTCGCCGATCGGGTCGTCGTCTACACCCATCGTGACCCGGTGAAGGTCGCCGCTTCGTGGGACGGCAAGAAGATCCACCGGGGTGACGCGATCCGCCTGGTCAGCTTCACGCCCGGCTTCATCGACGGCGCGCGCCCTGCTCTCGAACGGCGCAACACCGCGACGGTCTCCGTCTTGGAATCCCGGCTCTACCTCGAGCTGAACGGCACCGCGGTCGACGCCGAGGTCCTCGCGCAGCCCGCGCAGTAG
- a CDS encoding ATP-binding cassette domain-containing protein yields the protein MIEVDAVRVVSGDVTLLDTITRRVDAGTALAVRGGNGTGKTTLLRVLAGIQAPSAGSARIAGAAISQRDRTFRRRVAAMIGLPPFAPDLTVLEHVRLVAVTWFTSEEADARARAALDELGLQTLHERFPHELSSGQAQLFGLALVLVRPCEVLILDEPEQRLDPEHVEAVIAALRARRDAGITLVVATHHPRLAELVADETVHLERVA from the coding sequence ATGATCGAGGTCGATGCGGTGCGCGTCGTATCCGGTGACGTCACGCTGCTCGACACGATCACCCGGCGCGTGGATGCGGGCACGGCGCTGGCCGTGCGGGGCGGCAACGGAACCGGGAAGACGACCCTCCTGCGTGTGCTTGCGGGCATACAGGCACCGTCCGCCGGCTCGGCGCGCATCGCCGGGGCGGCCATCTCTCAGCGCGACCGCACCTTCCGCCGACGGGTCGCGGCGATGATCGGGCTGCCGCCCTTCGCGCCCGATCTCACCGTGCTCGAACACGTCCGCCTTGTCGCGGTGACGTGGTTCACATCGGAGGAAGCCGATGCGCGTGCGCGTGCCGCGCTCGACGAGCTCGGCTTGCAGACGCTGCACGAGCGGTTCCCCCATGAGCTGTCGTCGGGGCAGGCCCAGCTCTTCGGCCTCGCGCTCGTGCTCGTGCGTCCCTGCGAGGTGCTGATCCTCGACGAGCCCGAACAGCGCCTCGACCCCGAGCACGTGGAAGCGGTCATCGCCGCGCTGCGGGCGCGGCGGGATGCGGGAATCACTCTCGTGGTCGCGACCCACCATCCGCGGCTCGCGGAGCTCGTCGCCGACGAGACGGTGCATCTGGAGCGCGTCGCGTGA
- a CDS encoding MarR family winged helix-turn-helix transcriptional regulator produces the protein MGSSPTGPSAVQLAAYFGLIEVSSLLRHAVEQQLKEAGDLSYVQFQLLATLGDAPEGSLRMTDLADGVVYSRSGLTYQAQVLEKRGLVTRSASPDDDRSVAVALTAEGRDVLGRVFPGHIAILEDLLFARLSAGDIDALADILGRVRDHMRHTPPRSAARRRRAPASEETSA, from the coding sequence ATGGGTTCATCGCCGACGGGTCCGAGCGCCGTCCAGCTCGCCGCATACTTCGGTCTCATCGAGGTCAGCAGCCTTCTGCGTCATGCCGTCGAGCAGCAGCTCAAGGAGGCGGGCGATCTGAGCTATGTCCAGTTCCAGCTGCTCGCGACGCTCGGCGATGCCCCCGAGGGCTCGCTGCGGATGACGGATCTCGCCGACGGCGTCGTGTACAGCCGCAGTGGCCTGACGTACCAGGCCCAGGTGCTGGAGAAGCGGGGTCTCGTCACCCGATCGGCGTCGCCCGACGATGATCGCAGCGTCGCGGTCGCTCTGACCGCGGAGGGCAGGGACGTGCTCGGACGGGTCTTCCCCGGGCACATCGCGATCCTCGAGGATCTGCTCTTCGCGCGGCTCTCTGCCGGCGACATCGATGCACTCGCCGACATTCTCGGGCGAGTCCGCGACCACATGAGGCACACGCCTCCGCGCTCGGCTGCCCGGCGTCGCCGCGCCCCGGCATCCGAGGAGACTTCCGCATGA
- a CDS encoding NADP-dependent oxidoreductase: MKAVRFHETGGPEVLRYQDAPTPAPASGQVRIRVAGVAYNPADGGMRGGFLPIPITLPHIPGYDVAGIVDALGEGVDDLEIGDSVIGLIPMESDGAAAEYVVVPAAVVTKAPLTTPLADAAGLPSVGLTASQALFEGAGLSAGQRVLINGAGGPVGGYAVQLARRAGAHVIATASGRSRSMVEAAGAHEIVDHTVTRLEDAVAEPVDVLLNLAPITAEGFQALVPLVRDGGVVVSTTPTVPTPGDDARDVRAVTIFVRSDVDELARLVSLVDRGELRVEIAERLPLANLPRVHERAEAGDVHGKIVFLPSAGD, encoded by the coding sequence ATGAAGGCAGTACGGTTCCACGAGACGGGCGGCCCCGAGGTGCTGCGCTACCAGGACGCACCGACGCCCGCGCCCGCCAGCGGACAGGTACGCATCCGCGTCGCCGGCGTCGCCTACAACCCGGCCGACGGCGGGATGCGCGGAGGCTTCCTCCCCATCCCCATCACGCTTCCGCACATCCCCGGGTACGACGTCGCGGGCATCGTCGACGCGCTGGGCGAGGGAGTCGATGATCTGGAGATCGGCGACAGCGTCATCGGGCTGATCCCCATGGAGTCGGACGGCGCGGCCGCCGAGTACGTGGTGGTGCCGGCCGCCGTCGTCACGAAGGCCCCGCTCACCACTCCGCTGGCGGATGCGGCGGGGCTTCCCTCGGTGGGACTCACCGCATCCCAGGCCCTCTTCGAGGGGGCAGGACTCAGCGCCGGCCAGCGCGTGCTCATCAACGGTGCCGGCGGGCCGGTCGGCGGCTACGCCGTCCAGCTCGCCCGGCGCGCGGGAGCGCACGTGATCGCCACCGCGAGCGGACGCAGCCGCAGCATGGTCGAGGCGGCCGGCGCGCATGAGATCGTGGACCACACCGTCACGAGGCTCGAGGACGCCGTGGCCGAGCCGGTCGACGTGCTGCTGAACCTCGCGCCCATCACGGCCGAGGGCTTCCAGGCCCTTGTGCCGCTGGTGCGCGACGGCGGCGTCGTGGTCTCGACCACGCCGACGGTGCCGACGCCCGGTGACGACGCGCGCGACGTCCGGGCGGTGACGATCTTCGTCCGCTCCGACGTCGACGAGCTCGCCCGCCTGGTCTCGCTCGTCGACCGCGGCGAGCTCCGCGTGGAGATCGCCGAACGTCTGCCGCTCGCGAACCTGCCGCGCGTGCATGAACGCGCCGAGGCGGGCGACGTGCACGGCAAGATCGTGTTCCTCCCGTCGGCAGGCGACTGA
- a CDS encoding GNAT family N-acetyltransferase — MSANLEDLVFRPARVEDVARILAFWAEAAENDARPSDDVATVETLVLRDPTALDVAVQRERVVGTLISGWDGWRAHLYRLAVHPEQRGRGVAGELLRRAENRLARLGARRLDAMVLEQNGLGQSFWAAAGFSPQAEWRRWVRSAE; from the coding sequence GTGAGCGCAAACCTCGAGGACCTCGTCTTCCGGCCGGCCCGTGTCGAGGATGTCGCCCGCATCCTCGCGTTCTGGGCAGAGGCGGCGGAGAACGATGCTCGTCCGTCCGACGATGTCGCGACGGTGGAGACGCTGGTGCTCCGGGACCCGACGGCTCTCGACGTCGCCGTGCAGCGGGAGCGCGTCGTCGGCACGCTGATCTCCGGCTGGGACGGATGGCGAGCGCACCTCTACCGCCTCGCCGTCCACCCTGAGCAGCGAGGCCGCGGGGTCGCGGGTGAGCTGCTTCGTCGCGCGGAGAACCGGCTCGCGCGTCTGGGAGCGCGGCGGCTCGACGCGATGGTGCTGGAGCAGAACGGGCTGGGGCAGTCGTTCTGGGCCGCTGCGGGATTCAGCCCTCAGGCCGAGTGGCGGCGGTGGGTGCGCTCCGCCGAGTGA
- a CDS encoding glutamate decarboxylase, whose amino-acid sequence MNARRGPHRPPAGSEDRLSINPVFVRPGEATEFDRYRLPAGPSLPETAYQIVHDEAILDGNSRLNLATFVTTWMDDHGQRLYREAFDKNMIDKDEYPATAEIEERCWRMLADLWHAPGDADAIGTSTIGSSEACMLGGLALKRLWQERRRAQGRPTDRPNLVMSAAVQVVWEKFCNYWEIEPRYVPVSPDHLTLDGEGLEQYVDENTIGVVAVLGQTFTGLYDPVAAIAAKLDEIEAATGFDVRIHVDGASGAMIAPFCQPELDWDFRIARVNSISTSGHKYGLVYPGVGWVVWRDPSVLPESLVFHVSYLGGDMPTLALNFSRPGAQVLLQYYQFLRLGREGYRAVQQNSLDVAQFLSGEIGRMGPFELVSRGDTIPVFAWTLKAGHTDVWNLYDLADRLRMKGWLVPAYPMADDMSDTVLQRIVVKVGLSRDLAASLIADIRAEVDFLDRLDAPLPRERTTGSGFHH is encoded by the coding sequence ATGAACGCTCGTCGAGGTCCCCACCGTCCGCCCGCCGGAAGCGAGGACCGGTTGAGTATCAATCCGGTGTTCGTGCGGCCGGGGGAGGCCACGGAGTTCGACCGCTATCGACTCCCGGCAGGACCGAGCCTGCCCGAGACGGCGTATCAGATCGTGCATGACGAGGCGATCCTCGACGGCAACTCGCGCCTGAACCTCGCCACGTTCGTCACGACGTGGATGGACGACCACGGTCAGCGGCTGTATCGCGAGGCCTTCGACAAGAACATGATCGACAAGGACGAGTACCCGGCGACCGCCGAGATCGAGGAGCGGTGCTGGCGGATGCTGGCGGACCTCTGGCACGCACCGGGCGACGCCGACGCGATCGGTACCTCCACGATCGGCTCCTCGGAGGCCTGCATGCTGGGCGGGCTCGCGCTCAAGCGGCTGTGGCAGGAGCGTCGCAGAGCCCAGGGCCGGCCGACCGATCGGCCCAACCTCGTCATGTCGGCTGCCGTTCAGGTGGTGTGGGAGAAGTTCTGCAACTACTGGGAGATCGAACCGAGGTACGTGCCGGTCTCCCCGGATCACCTGACGCTGGACGGCGAAGGCCTGGAGCAGTACGTCGACGAGAACACGATCGGCGTCGTCGCGGTGCTGGGACAGACCTTCACCGGGCTCTACGACCCGGTCGCCGCCATCGCGGCGAAGCTCGACGAGATCGAGGCCGCCACCGGCTTCGACGTCCGCATCCATGTCGACGGCGCCTCCGGCGCCATGATCGCCCCGTTCTGCCAGCCCGAGCTGGACTGGGACTTCCGCATCGCGCGCGTCAACTCGATCAGCACCTCGGGACACAAGTACGGACTCGTCTATCCCGGTGTCGGCTGGGTCGTCTGGCGGGATCCGTCGGTGCTGCCGGAGAGCCTCGTGTTCCACGTCAGCTACCTCGGCGGCGACATGCCCACCCTCGCCCTCAACTTCTCCCGCCCGGGCGCGCAGGTGCTGCTGCAGTACTACCAGTTCCTCCGCCTCGGGCGCGAGGGCTACCGGGCCGTCCAGCAGAACTCGCTCGACGTGGCGCAGTTCCTCTCGGGTGAGATCGGACGCATGGGGCCGTTCGAGCTCGTGAGCCGCGGAGACACCATTCCGGTCTTCGCCTGGACCCTGAAGGCCGGCCACACGGACGTCTGGAACCTGTACGACCTGGCGGACCGGTTGCGAATGAAGGGATGGCTCGTGCCGGCCTATCCGATGGCCGACGACATGAGCGACACGGTGCTGCAGCGCATCGTGGTGAAGGTCGGGCTCAGCCGGGACCTCGCGGCATCGCTCATCGCCGACATCCGCGCCGAGGTGGACTTTCTCGATCGGCTGGATGCCCCGCTGCCGCGCGAGCGCACCACCGGCTCCGGCTTCCATCACTGA
- a CDS encoding response regulator yields the protein MNGNIRVLVVDDDRGARALHSGFVAATSGFTVVGTAASGREALGFEVDAVDLILLDMRLPDISGIEVLHRLRTIGGSEVDVLVISSSQDQTTVRQALAAHVVGYLIKPFTESALRAQLEQYRTRRQQAQQDARERPLSQGEIDRLLATGGIRTGTHADMTPAAALALPKGLAQPTLDRVAAALDPVIARSGADVAATCDLSRATAHRYLTHLVDLGLVDRAHRYGKRGRPEVLYRLAPAHASDPTTR from the coding sequence GTGAACGGGAACATCCGCGTGCTCGTCGTCGACGACGACAGGGGAGCCCGCGCGCTCCACAGCGGCTTCGTCGCAGCGACGAGCGGCTTCACGGTTGTCGGCACGGCCGCGAGCGGGCGGGAGGCGCTGGGCTTCGAGGTCGACGCGGTCGATCTCATCCTGCTCGACATGCGACTGCCCGACATCAGCGGCATCGAGGTGCTGCACCGTCTGCGCACGATCGGCGGGTCGGAAGTGGACGTGCTCGTCATCAGCTCGTCGCAGGATCAGACGACCGTACGCCAGGCCCTCGCCGCGCACGTGGTGGGATACCTGATCAAGCCCTTCACGGAATCGGCGCTGCGCGCCCAGCTCGAGCAGTACCGGACACGTCGTCAGCAGGCGCAGCAGGATGCGCGCGAGCGTCCGTTGAGCCAGGGCGAGATCGACCGGCTGCTGGCGACGGGAGGCATCCGCACCGGGACGCACGCCGACATGACGCCCGCGGCCGCACTCGCACTGCCGAAGGGCCTTGCGCAGCCCACGCTCGATCGGGTGGCGGCAGCTCTCGACCCCGTCATCGCGCGCTCCGGCGCCGACGTCGCTGCCACGTGCGATCTGTCGCGAGCGACAGCGCACCGCTATCTGACGCACCTCGTCGACCTGGGGCTCGTCGATCGGGCCCACCGCTACGGCAAGCGCGGCCGTCCCGAAGTCCTTTACCGGCTCGCACCGGCGCACGCCTCGGATCCGACGACCCGCTGA
- a CDS encoding ATP-binding protein: protein MAFGHRQRAVRLAMLVLPSIVTLAALGVTTTVALALQESRIRDATAERVQEVATSLAALSEVRQTVASVSDAGTPGDLADAADLAPATAALQPIAELVARAAGVYYVVVTDDEGVRITHPLASERGVQVSTTNASVLAGTPFLGTETGPSGPSLRAKVPVVDGDRVVGMVAVGVLESDIAAEREQALGALLPWAVGALIVATLASSALTAAVERRFRRLDELALEHAQMGRTTAALREQSHEFTTRLHVLHGLVSRGDADEALAYIEDLVPVSGARHDERDAGMPLRDAAVHAVRSDVLAHGAQVEFDIAVARDIDDEVVTVLTNLCRNAAEAGAARIRCVLRERGDLLVGAVEDDGPGVDPRQATRIFALGFSSKPDASGGGRGIGLDLVRRLVTARGGTIEVGASTLGGARFSFEMARRP from the coding sequence ATGGCGTTCGGGCACCGGCAGCGCGCCGTCCGGCTCGCCATGCTCGTGCTGCCCTCGATCGTCACCCTCGCCGCTCTCGGGGTCACGACGACGGTCGCCCTCGCGCTGCAGGAGAGCCGCATCCGTGACGCGACGGCGGAGCGCGTGCAGGAGGTGGCCACGAGCCTCGCCGCTCTGAGCGAGGTCCGCCAGACGGTCGCATCCGTCTCCGATGCGGGAACGCCGGGCGACCTCGCCGATGCGGCGGATCTCGCTCCGGCGACGGCAGCGCTGCAGCCGATCGCGGAGCTGGTCGCCCGCGCGGCGGGCGTCTACTACGTCGTCGTGACGGACGACGAGGGCGTGCGCATCACGCATCCGCTCGCGTCCGAGCGCGGTGTGCAGGTCTCGACCACGAACGCCTCGGTGCTCGCGGGCACCCCGTTCCTCGGTACCGAGACGGGCCCGTCGGGGCCGTCGCTGCGCGCGAAGGTGCCGGTCGTCGACGGAGACCGCGTGGTGGGCATGGTCGCGGTCGGGGTGCTCGAGTCCGACATCGCCGCCGAACGCGAGCAGGCCTTGGGGGCTCTGCTGCCCTGGGCGGTGGGGGCGCTCATCGTCGCGACGCTCGCCAGCTCCGCGCTCACGGCGGCGGTCGAGCGCCGCTTCCGCCGGCTCGACGAGCTGGCACTCGAGCACGCGCAGATGGGGCGGACGACGGCGGCGCTTCGCGAGCAGTCCCACGAGTTCACGACACGCCTGCACGTCCTGCACGGGCTCGTCTCCCGAGGCGACGCGGACGAGGCGCTCGCCTACATCGAGGATCTCGTGCCCGTATCGGGTGCGCGGCACGATGAACGGGATGCGGGTATGCCGCTGCGCGATGCCGCCGTCCATGCCGTGCGTTCCGACGTGCTCGCCCACGGTGCGCAGGTCGAGTTCGACATCGCCGTCGCGCGCGACATCGATGACGAGGTCGTGACCGTCCTCACCAACCTCTGTCGCAACGCCGCGGAGGCGGGGGCCGCCCGCATCCGCTGCGTGCTCCGCGAGCGCGGCGATCTGCTCGTCGGGGCGGTCGAGGACGACGGGCCGGGCGTGGACCCGCGCCAGGCGACGCGGATCTTCGCCCTCGGGTTCTCCTCGAAACCGGATGCCTCCGGCGGCGGACGAGGCATCGGTCTCGACCTGGTGCGCCGCCTGGTCACCGCCCGAGGGGGAACGATCGAAGTCGGCGCCTCGACGCTCGGCGGGGCCAGGTTCTCCTTCGAGATGGCGAGGCGCCCGTGA